Proteins from a genomic interval of Triplophysa dalaica isolate WHDGS20190420 chromosome 21, ASM1584641v1, whole genome shotgun sequence:
- the parapinopsinb gene encoding parapinopsin b yields the protein MASYPEVSNGSSIYGLGTKMPLPRAGYITLSVIMALASVTSVVLNTTVIAVTLRHKQLRQPLNFALVNLAVADLGTTLTGGLPSVVTNAMGSYIMGRVGCVLEGFCVALFGITALCTVALIAVERLFVVCKPLGTITFQSRHAAGGLALCWLWSLIWNTPPLLGWGSYQLEGVGTSCGPDWQGRDLKNMSYIICYFSLCFAVPFAIIVISYTWLLYTLRQVAKVGGGAAARAESKVAWMVVMMVLAFLVSWLPYAGLALTVVFNPEVQMSALVKVIPIYMAKSSTVYNPMIYIFMNKQFQRYAVPFLTCGKYPWPSEDDASELQTVVSPVNKISPE from the exons ATGGCCTCTTATCCAGAAGTCTCGAATGGATCTTCCATCTACGGCCTCGGTACAAAGATGCCCCTGCCACGGGCAGGATACATCACCTTATCTGTCATCATGGCACTAGCCTCCGTCACATCTGTCGTTCTGAACACAACGGTCATCGCTGTGACCCTCCGGCACAAACAGCTGCGGCAGCCGCTGAATTTCGCCTTGGTCAACCTCGCCGTGGCCGACCTTGGTACCACGTTAACGGGCGGTCTACCATCCGTGGTGACCAATGCCATGGGCTCCTACATCATGGGTCGGGTTGGCTGTGTGTTGGAGGGGTTCTGCGTTGCTTTATTTG GTATAACAGCACTGTGCACTGTGGCCCTGATCGCGGTGGAAAGGCTGTTTGTTGTGTGCAAGCCTCTGGGTACCATCACGTTCCAGAGCAGGCACGCCGCAGGAGGGTTGGCATTATGCTGGCTGTGGTCCCTGATCTGGAATACTCCTCCTCTCCTCGGCTGGGGCAGTTACCAGCTGGAGGGGGTGGGAACTTCTTGCGGACCTGACTGGCAGGGCCGAGACCTGAAAAACATGTCTTACATCATCTGCTACTTCTCGCTTTGTTTTGCCGTGCCTTTTGCCATCATTGTGATCTCATACACATGGCTGCTTTACACTCTGAGACAA GTCGCTAAAGTGGGCGGAGGGGCGGCTGCGAGAGCGGAGTCAAAGGTCGCATGGATGGTTGTGATGATGGTTTTGGCCTTTCTGGTGAGCTGGCTGCCCTATGCTGGTCTGGCTTTAACCGTCGTCTTCAACCCCGAGGTCCAGATGAGCGCTCTGGTGAAGGTTATTCCCATATACATGGCCAAAAGCAGCACTGTCTACAACCCCATGATCTACATATTCATGAACAAACAG TTTCAGAGGTATGCAGTACCATTTCTCACGTGTGGTAAATATCCCTGGCCTTCAGAAGACGATGCATCAGAGCTTCAAACTGTTGTATCACCAGTCAACAAAATCAGCCCAGAATGA